The genomic stretch AGGCATCGAGGACTGCGGCAGGAATACGACCCGATTTCTCGTCATCGGAAAAGATGCGCCCAAGCCGAGCGGCAAGGACAAAACATCGCTCGTATTCGCTACGGCCCATGTTCCGGGTGCGCTCTACCGGGTTCTCGAGCCGCTGAATGCGATTGGCGTCAACATGGTGAAACTGGAATCGAGACCGGCCCGAACCGCCAACTGGACGTATCATTTCTTCGTGGATATCGAAGGGCACATCGCCGATCCGAAAATCGAACGGGTGCTCGACGAGCTGAAACAGCGCACCATGTTCGTTCGATGGCTGGGTTCCTATCCGAGCGCCGGAGCCAACGGGCAATGAAAATCGATGCAGCGACATCGCTCTATGCCGTGTTCGGCAATCCGGTCGAACATAGCCTGAGTCCGGAAATTTTCAATGCGGCATTCGAAGCGGCAGGGATTCCAGCCATATATCTGGCCTTCCGGGTCGATGATATCGGCCGGGGGGTGGAGGCGATCCGGGCGCTCGGCATCCGGGGGGCGAGCGTCACCATCCCACACAAGCAGCGCCTGATGCGCCATCTGGATGAAATCGATCCATCGGCCTTGCGGATCGGAGCCGTGAACACGGTGCTCGCGCGGGAGGGGAATCTCATCGGGTATAACACGGATGGCCTGGGCGCGATGCTCGCCCTGAAGACGAAGACTCGACTTTGCGGGAAAAGGGTTCTGCTGATCGGCGCGGGCGGCGCCGCCCGTGCAATCGGTACGGTTCTCGTCGAGGAGGGATCGGAGCTCAGTATTGCCAATCGGAGCGAGGCCAGGGGGCGGATGCTGTGCGAAGCATTAGGGGCCACCTGGTGTCCCCCCGGGGATATCGAAGGCGGGCATTTCGATATCCTGATCCAGACGACGCCTGTCGGCATGTGGCCTGGCGGGATCGATGCGTCTCCCGTCAGCCCGTCCCTGTTTCGGCCCGGCATGATCGTCATGGATATTGTTTATGTCCCGGAAGAAACCCGATTTCTGAGGGATGCCCGTCAGGCCGGCTGCACCACCATTGCCGGTTCGGAAATGTTCCTGCATCAGGCAGCGGCCCAGTTCGAACGCTGGACACAGAGACCTGCGCCAATCGATATCATGCGTTCAGCCTTGCAGGAAGGGCTCCGCAGCCGCATGGAGAGACTTCGATCATGATCCGCATTTTCCCCACCAGACTATCGCACCAGCGTATCCGGGTTCCGGGCTCCAAAAGTTACACCCATCGCAGCCTGATTGCAGCGGCCCTTGGTGATGGTCCCTGCACGATCGGCAACCCGCTTTTCAGCCAGGACACCATTTTGACTGCGGATGCCTTGCAGCAGATGGGGGTCGCCATCGAGCGTACGGATGATGCCTGGGTTGTTCACGGAAACGAAGGCCGTATCGGTTCCTGCGGCCATCCGATTTATTTGGGCAATTCGGGCACATCGATGCGCCTTCTGACGGCAGTTGCGGCATTGTCGGCGGGTCCCGTCGTTCTCACCGGAAATGCGCGCATGCAGCAGCGGCCCATCGACGATTTGCTGCAGGGTCTCAGACGTCTGGGGATCGATGCGGCATCCTGCCAGCCGGGCGGATGTCCGCCGGTTCGCATTTCGGGCGGACCGATCCGGGGAGGAGCGATTGAAATCGATTGCAGCAAAAGCAGCCAGTTTCTGTCGGCACTGCTGCTGGCGGCGCCCTGCACGGCGGAGGGCATGCGCATTCAGGTGCTGGGAGACCCGGTCTCCAAACCCTATATCGATATGACCCTCCATGTGATGTCGGATTTTGGCATCGCCTGCAGCCGCAGCGGATACGGCGAATTCGTGGTGCCCGGCGCCCAGCGCTACCACCGGGAAAGGTACAGTGTCGAGCCGGATGCTTCCCAGGCCGGATACTTCTGGGCTGCGGCAGCCATTACCGGCGCCCGGATTCTGGTGGAGGGAATGACCCTGAATTCCAGGCAGGGGGATGTCCGATTCGTTCGTCTTCTGGAGGCAATGGGCTGCAGCGTTGTGCAGGAGGAGGATGCGATCGGCATTGCGGGCGGAGGGGCGCTTCGGGCAATCGATGTGGACATGAGCGCCATGCCCGATCTGGTCCCGACCCTGGCGGTTGTGGCGGCCTTTGCCGAAGGAAAGACGACCGTCCGGAACGTCTCCCATCTTCGGATCAAGGAAAGTGATCGTCTGGCTGCAACCATCGACAATCTGGAGCGGATGGGAATTCGGGCGAGCACCGACGGATCGGATCTGGAGGTATGGGGCGGAGAACCGCATGGGGCGCTCATCAAAACCTGCGACGATCACCGAATGGCCATGAGTTTCGCCATGGCCGGATTGATTACGCCAGGGATCGTGATCGACGAGGAAACGTGTGTCGGAAAATCGTTTCCGGATTTCTGGAAGGTTTTGAAATCGATGGGGGTAGGTATTGCCTGAACGGAAAAAATCCCCATTCGGAGTAGCACGCCGCCTACGGGCAGGCAAGGTCCCGCTGCATCGCAAAACAGCCTGCCCTCCGGCTCAGGTTGCGCCCAAAACGGGCTTTCCGTTCAACCAGTAGGCATCGGCGAATGAGCGTGTTCGACTATTTCATCCAGACATCGGGCAGCCGGATTTGCCCGGTTGGCAACATCCTACCCCGGGAAGCGGCCGACCCGGCACGGCTCGCTCGGGCTCTGGAAAAAATGGCGCTTGCGCGATCAGGCATCATTCCCAAACGGTTGCCGATCCGGGTCGTCAGTGTTTCAAACGGCGGCTATCGGGTGGTTGACGGCAACACGACCTATCATGCGTTGGTCGCACTTGGTGAAACAAATGGACTTGTCGAAATGGTCGAAGACAGATGATGCATTGCAGGATCAACAAGCGCACGCCTTCTCTTCCGGCTCGACGGCATCATCGAAGTCCATGAGGATGGTCACATCGCTTCCGCCGGTCATCAGGATGCGGGCATGGGGGTAGCGCTTCTTGAATACGTGGATCATGGCCGTGTTTTCTTTGAGCACCGAAGCCACAAAGCCCTTGTAACGGTTTTCCTTGGCGATCCCTTCGAGAATCTTCAACAGGATGGAGCATACCCCAAGCCCCTGAAAGTCTTCCCGCACGACGAATGCCACCTCGGCCCGCTGCTCCTGCTCTTCCGCATAGGAGCCGATGGCCATGATTTCCCTGCTGCCCCCTCTCTGTGTCAGGCCGATGATGGACATGTTCTTGCGGTAATCGACACTGGCCCATTGTTTCTGAACCATTTCATGGGAAAAGATTTTGATCTTGTAGAAGAATCTCCGGTAGATGGTTTCTTCCTGGAGGGAGTAGAAGAAGTTGCGGTAGGAGAACTCATCCGATGAAAGCAGCGGGCGAAATTCGATGTTCTTCCCATTGCGGAGGGTGACGGTGCTGCGATATCCTTCGAGGAAGAGCAAATCTTCCTGGACGGGAGGCAGTTGATCCTGGAAGATGTAGTGCCGCGATTTGGCAATGTCGATCAGCTCTTCCCGGAATTTCGGATGGGAAATCTGGGCCAGTTCCATGACCCGCTGGTAGATGCTCTTTCCTTTGAGTTCCGCAATCCCGTATTCGGTGACAATGAAGTTGACGTCGCCCCGGGTGGTGGCGACCCCTGCCCCTTCGCTGAGATGGGGGACGATCCGGCTGACCGTTCCTTTTCGGGCGGTTGACGGCAGGGCGATGATGGAAAAACCGCCCTTCGACATGGCCGAGCCCCGAAGAAAGTCCACCTGGTCGCCGATACCGCTGTAAAACAGATAACCCATGGAGTCCGTGCTGACCTGCCCCGTAAGATCGACTTCCAGCGCCGAGCTGATCGAGACGAGGTTGTCGTTCCGGGCGATGACGGTCGGATCGTTCACGAATTCCGATGATCGGAAATAGAAAACGGGGTTGTTGTCCACAAAGCGATAAATGGCATCGGTTCCCATGCACAGGGAGGCGACCACCCGGCCGGGAAGCAGGGATTTTTTCCGGTTGGTGATGACCTTTTTTTCAAAGAGGGGCAGCATGCCATCCGTGATGACCTGGGTATGGATCCCCAAATCCTTTTTGCCGTCCAGATACGGCAGGATCGCATTGGGCAGGTTCCCGAATCCGATCTGCAGGGTGACACCGTCATCGACGAGCTGGGAGACAAAATGTCCGATGCGGCGAATCAGCTCCGGATCGTATTCCCGGTTGGTCATTTCGACGATGGGTTCTTCATGATACACGAGATAATCGATATCATCGATATGGACGAAACTGTCTCCCCATGTCCTGGGTACGCTCGGGTTGATCTGGGCGATGACCATGCGGGCGTTTTCCATCCCTGCGCGGGTGATGTCCACGGAGACCCCGAGGCTGCAATAGCCGTATTTGTCGGGCGGGCTGACCTGGATGAGGGCCACATCGAGGCCGATGCGGTGACTGGCAAACAACCTCGGTATCTGGCTCAGATATGCCGGAATATAGTCGATCCACCCCTGGAATGCAGCCTCGCGCATTTGGCGGCTGATGAAAAAGAGCTTCAGGGAGAAACGGTTCCGGAACATTTCGTCTGCGATATAGTCGGCCAGGGTAAAGGACATCATCTGATAGACCATGATGTCCTGCAGATTGATGTCGCTGACCATCGTTCGGATCAGGTGCTGCGGCTCACCGCATCCTGTTCCGATGAAAACCCGGCTGCCTTTGCGGATGTGCGAGATGGCCTCTTCCGCGCTGACCAGCTTGTAATTGCCGTTTTCAATTCCTTCCATGACTGTCACTTTCCGGCATTAGTTCAGCAGATCGCAAAACCTGCAGAGGTGAATCCCCTTGTTTTCCAGTTCGTTTCGAAGCTTGGGGGAGGCAAGTGTCATCAGCTCGGCTTCATGGCGGTAATTCCATTTCCGATATTCCGGCTCCAGCGGGGCAAAACCCGGATGACACATGAGCTCGTATGTGCCGCCTGGCGAGGTTGATGCGAGGATTCGGTTCAGGCCGGCAGCATCGAGCCTTCCTCCGAAAAAAAAGCCCAGAAAACGTGGCGTGTTGCAGGGGATTGAGCGTTCGGTGTGATTTTTGGATAGTGCGCAAAACGTCTTCAAGGCCAGATCGCCTGCCAGGCGACCGGCGGCGCGAACATCCCGGAACATGTACCACTTGAACTGCTCGGAGGGTATCCGGATAAAGGGCACCTGGTAGCGATCGGCCAGTTCTTGAGTGATTTCGGCGATGCCGGGCAATACGTGCACGTGCTGATGGCTGTCGAGATGGGTGACGGCAAGCCCACGATCCAGCGCTTTTTCGATCTGGGCGGTCCATTCCCTTCGGATATCCGCCAATTTGATGCCGCCCTTGAAGTAGGCCAGCATGAAGGAGGCGATATCTTTTGGGAATCGATTCCCCCCGTTCAGAAGGGACGAATTCTTGCGAATCAGCGGCTCTTCGGCCACCAGGGTCAGATGGACGCCGACATCCAGTTGGGGGGCGTCGCCCAATTTCTGC from Desulfatirhabdium butyrativorans DSM 18734 encodes the following:
- a CDS encoding shikimate dehydrogenase, producing the protein MKIDAATSLYAVFGNPVEHSLSPEIFNAAFEAAGIPAIYLAFRVDDIGRGVEAIRALGIRGASVTIPHKQRLMRHLDEIDPSALRIGAVNTVLAREGNLIGYNTDGLGAMLALKTKTRLCGKRVLLIGAGGAARAIGTVLVEEGSELSIANRSEARGRMLCEALGATWCPPGDIEGGHFDILIQTTPVGMWPGGIDASPVSPSLFRPGMIVMDIVYVPEETRFLRDARQAGCTTIAGSEMFLHQAAAQFERWTQRPAPIDIMRSALQEGLRSRMERLRS
- the aroA gene encoding 3-phosphoshikimate 1-carboxyvinyltransferase; translated protein: MIRIFPTRLSHQRIRVPGSKSYTHRSLIAAALGDGPCTIGNPLFSQDTILTADALQQMGVAIERTDDAWVVHGNEGRIGSCGHPIYLGNSGTSMRLLTAVAALSAGPVVLTGNARMQQRPIDDLLQGLRRLGIDAASCQPGGCPPVRISGGPIRGGAIEIDCSKSSQFLSALLLAAPCTAEGMRIQVLGDPVSKPYIDMTLHVMSDFGIACSRSGYGEFVVPGAQRYHRERYSVEPDASQAGYFWAAAAITGARILVEGMTLNSRQGDVRFVRLLEAMGCSVVQEEDAIGIAGGGALRAIDVDMSAMPDLVPTLAVVAAFAEGKTTVRNVSHLRIKESDRLAATIDNLERMGIRASTDGSDLEVWGGEPHGALIKTCDDHRMAMSFAMAGLITPGIVIDEETCVGKSFPDFWKVLKSMGVGIA
- a CDS encoding bifunctional acetyl-CoA hydrolase/transferase family protein/GNAT family N-acetyltransferase, with protein sequence MEGIENGNYKLVSAEEAISHIRKGSRVFIGTGCGEPQHLIRTMVSDINLQDIMVYQMMSFTLADYIADEMFRNRFSLKLFFISRQMREAAFQGWIDYIPAYLSQIPRLFASHRIGLDVALIQVSPPDKYGYCSLGVSVDITRAGMENARMVIAQINPSVPRTWGDSFVHIDDIDYLVYHEEPIVEMTNREYDPELIRRIGHFVSQLVDDGVTLQIGFGNLPNAILPYLDGKKDLGIHTQVITDGMLPLFEKKVITNRKKSLLPGRVVASLCMGTDAIYRFVDNNPVFYFRSSEFVNDPTVIARNDNLVSISSALEVDLTGQVSTDSMGYLFYSGIGDQVDFLRGSAMSKGGFSIIALPSTARKGTVSRIVPHLSEGAGVATTRGDVNFIVTEYGIAELKGKSIYQRVMELAQISHPKFREELIDIAKSRHYIFQDQLPPVQEDLLFLEGYRSTVTLRNGKNIEFRPLLSSDEFSYRNFFYSLQEETIYRRFFYKIKIFSHEMVQKQWASVDYRKNMSIIGLTQRGGSREIMAIGSYAEEQEQRAEVAFVVREDFQGLGVCSILLKILEGIAKENRYKGFVASVLKENTAMIHVFKKRYPHARILMTGGSDVTILMDFDDAVEPEEKACAC
- a CDS encoding carbohydrate deacetylase, whose protein sequence is MNATISNLNRSPSAMAFPHEAPSTRLIVNADDFGLSEAINEGIVMANRMGLVTSASIMPVGKAFEHALQKLGDAPQLDVGVHLTLVAEEPLIRKNSSLLNGGNRFPKDIASFMLAYFKGGIKLADIRREWTAQIEKALDRGLAVTHLDSHQHVHVLPGIAEITQELADRYQVPFIRIPSEQFKWYMFRDVRAAGRLAGDLALKTFCALSKNHTERSIPCNTPRFLGFFFGGRLDAAGLNRILASTSPGGTYELMCHPGFAPLEPEYRKWNYRHEAELMTLASPKLRNELENKGIHLCRFCDLLN